TTTATTTGACACAGTCAGGTGAGCATCATGCTCGATGGTTACCCTGCAGGAGCGCGGATCATCCATTCCTAGGTTGGATAGGGCCAAAAACACAGAGGAAAAAATTAGGACCGAGGCGACCAATACAATACTCCTGCGCCAGAAGAATAACGCAAACACTCGGCTCCCGGCCCTGCCCCTGGTCGCCTTCCAGGAATCTTCTAGGGTAGCCAGCCAGCCAGCGCCCTCCCCTGTGGGAACTGGGAACGCCACCGCAACACCAGCTCTCTCtccgctcacacacacacacagctaTAGCTTTTACTAACTTACCCAAAACAAGCAGAAAAGGTAAACACAAGCGGTTAATTACCACGCCCCTTCACCTACCGAGGGTACCCCATCCGCCGTCTCATCTCATCCATCCCCACGCCGATCGAAGCGAGACGCAGCGAGCGAGCGCGAgatccagccagccagccagccagccagccgtgCGAGGGTCGGGTCAATGCTGGCTCCCATGAATTCCTTCCCGTCTCGTCATCTCCCCTCCTGTCGTCCCGGCTGGTCAAAATCCTTCGCGTACACACCCACGCGTATTACCATGTATACATAGCCTCGCCCCCGGCCCGTACGCGACTGCGATAGATCCCCCAACCctccccgcccgcccgcccgccctccgccccgccgcctctccccaTCCACCCCAGCAGCCCAGCGGAAACGCACACTGGAACGCCGAGGGATCCACGAGCCGGGCCGCGCTGCGAGGagccatggagttcaccgccgcgtcCAGCAGCAGCAGGCTGTCgaaagaggaggacgaggaggaggagggggaggagatggaggaggaggaggcctccCCGCGTGAGATCCCCTTCATGACGGCCATGACGGcggccgcctcgtcctcctccccgacgtCCGCGTCCGCATCTTCTTCAGCGGCGGCGGCCTCCGCGTCGGCGTCTGGGTCGGGCTCTCCCTTCCGCTCGAGCGACGGCGCTGGGGCGTCTGGgagcggggcgggcggcggcgacgtggaGGTGATCGACAAGGAGCACATGTTCGACAAGGTGGTCACGCCGAGCGACGTGGGCAAGCTCAACCGGCTGGTGATCCCCAAGCAGCACGCCGAGAAGTACTTCCCTCTGGACGCGGCGGCCAACGAGAAGGGCCTGCTGCTCAGCTTCGAGGACCGCGGGGGCAAGCTCTGGCGCTTCCGCTACTCCTACTGGAACAGCAGCCAGAGCTACGTCATGACCAAGGGCTGGAGCCGCTTCGTCAAGGAGAAGCGCCTCGACGCCGGGGACACCGTCTCCTTCTGCCGCGGCGCCGCCGACGCCACGCGCGACCGCCTCTTCATCGACTGGAAGCGCCGCGCCGAACTCCGCGACCCGCACCGCCTCGCGCGCCTGCCCATGCCCATGCCCACCTCCTCTCCCTACGGCCCGTGGGGCGCCGGACCGGGCGGTTTCTTCATGCCGCCCGCGCCTCCAGCCACCCTCTACGAGCACCACCGCCTCCGCCAGGGCTTTGACTTCCGCAGCATCAGTCCCGCCGCTCCGCCGAGGCCGCAGGTGCTCTACTTCGGCTCCGCGGGAATTTTCCCGCACGCGACCATGCCGCCTCCGCAGCCGCAACCTCCGCTGCACATTGCGGTGCAACCGAGCCCGCCGGTCACGGTCGGCATGCCCATGGTCCTCGATTCGACGCCACTCGTCAACAGCCCGACGGCGGCCGCGAAGCGCGTGCGTCTGTTCGGAGTCAACCTCGACAACCCGCACACCCACGGCGGCGAGTCAAGCAACGATGCCAACGCATTGTCGCTGCGGATGCCGGGATGGCAAAGGCCGACACAGTTTAGGTCGCTGGAATTGCCCCAGCACGGTGCAGCCGGAGCGGAGTCGTCTGcggcctcgtcgccgtcgtcatcatcatcctccaaGAGAGAAGCGCATTCCTCCTTGGATCTCGATCTGTGAAGGATATTTGGTGAGCTCGATCGGGAGCGTGCCCAAGGAAAGTTCAACAAT
The window above is part of the Triticum aestivum cultivar Chinese Spring chromosome 2A, IWGSC CS RefSeq v2.1, whole genome shotgun sequence genome. Proteins encoded here:
- the LOC123189984 gene encoding B3 domain-containing protein Os02g0683500 encodes the protein MEFTAASSSSRLSKEEDEEEEGEEMEEEEASPREIPFMTAMTAAASSSSPTSASASSSAAAASASASGSGSPFRSSDGAGASGSGAGGGDVEVIDKEHMFDKVVTPSDVGKLNRLVIPKQHAEKYFPLDAAANEKGLLLSFEDRGGKLWRFRYSYWNSSQSYVMTKGWSRFVKEKRLDAGDTVSFCRGAADATRDRLFIDWKRRAELRDPHRLARLPMPMPTSSPYGPWGAGPGGFFMPPAPPATLYEHHRLRQGFDFRSISPAAPPRPQVLYFGSAGIFPHATMPPPQPQPPLHIAVQPSPPVTVGMPMVLDSTPLVNSPTAAAKRVRLFGVNLDNPHTHGGESSNDANALSLRMPGWQRPTQFRSLELPQHGAAGAESSAASSPSSSSSSKREAHSSLDLDL